The Podospora bellae-mahoneyi strain CBS 112042 chromosome 7, whole genome shotgun sequence genomic sequence CCACCAGAGCTCTTCGCTTTAGATAGTGGGTTCCAGTCCCTACTCCAACCCCTTTTCTACATTTATCTTTCCTGTTTTACTTTTCTTTGGCTGGCAGTGTTGCTCCTCTGCACCTGCGACCTGGGACAGGGAGATGAGATGAAATGGGCCAAGTACACACAGGTCCAACCAGGTATTAATGAAGCTAACCTCATGATGAATTTAATAGTATCCTATCTGTCGTTGTGAATCTTCTCTCTAAGCTTTCGACTTGTCAACCTAATCTGAACAAACTAGCAACCACTGGTTTTCCCAACACCAGACACCTGTAACGCCACATGATGCTGCCGCCCACTGCAATGCTATTGAAAAACACAAAACCAAGCATCAATCACAGTCTAATCCTCCCctgcccaccaccgctgctgctactcccatcaccaccgccaccaaaccacctcctgatatctcctccacccttACCACTACCGCCCCCGTTATCATCCCCACCCATCCACTTTGGTTTCTtgatcccctccccaaaccccttGAACCAATCGGGGGTGTCAAAGGTGTCAATCGTGTTCTTCATCCTATGCCCCAGCGCCTCGAAGAAGTTTTCGTCATCTCCGTCATTGCTCAGCGTCACCTGCCCCCTGTCCCTCCCTACCCGGCGAGCAGAAGTATTGGCCTGATGTctactcccaccacctcccgaaGTAGGAGAGGTAGCAAAAGGCGTAGTCGGCGCCCTCGCCGAGCTACCAGTCGACGACCTCGGGATCGACAAAATTGGCCCACCCCTcctgccgccaccaccattcgTCGATGAGCCCAGCTCTGCCCTCCTGTTATTCCTCACCGACGCCGAAGTCCCATTCAGCTCCCTCTCAATCAGatccctcccttccctccaaGAGCCCGTACCATaaaacctctcctcctccccctctccatcatcttcatcctccccacccatgCCAAACGCagccccaaacccaaacatgGTCTGCACTTTGCCGTACAGCCCAAACAAGGTCGCAAAAACAGGCAACAGAATAAACGCCGGGAACAGATAGTTGAACCACTCCCCCAGCGGCGTCAAATCAATCAGCTTGCCCAAAAACCCATAAAACACCGTGTCCTTGTAGAGCGCGCTCCCCAAAAACGTCATAAAGTTGTAACTCAACGGCACGCTCAACCTCGCCACCTGGCTAGCATACCAGAACGCGCTCTCCGGCGCCGTATTCCTCTTGACcaacgccctccccctccagacCTTGACCTCCGTAATCGAAATCAACGCCGCGGCACACATGTACAGCAGCCAAAACGCCGCGATCGCCTGCCCCGCCAACCCAACCTGTCCTCCGCTCTCTCCCAGAGGATCGTGATGAATAACCGTATACCGAATCACCGACAGACTCGGAAATAAATCCTTGACCAACTCAGACCAAACAATGCAAACAGacgccaaccccaaaaccccaccCAGCGCCATCCTCAAGTACGGCGCAACATGATAATGAAACAGGTATCTTGTGTAAGGAGTAAACAAGctcgccctctcccacaAGCTCGTCGACCCCGCCGTTCTcgtccccttcccaaaaTCCAACCTCTTGCTCCCCGCCGAGTCCAAAATCGCCTgcgtcctcaccacctcctccaacagccTATTCCACTCACTCCCATACCTCGACCTCGCATGCCTCGCCCTGACCAAATCCCTCGTCAGCTCCGCCAGCCACTTCTCCGTAATCACATTCGGCAGCCCCCTCTCATTCCCCGTCCCCCTAACCGCCCGTCTGGCATTGCTCGGAGTCATCTGCGCCTCCAGACTGACCATATCAACCAAATCCTCAATCCAATCCCTAAACAACTCCGCGCTCCCTCCTTTACGCCGTCCCAACTCCCCAACCTGCAGTTCCAAATCCTCAAGCTCCATCTCCGCATCCTCCATTTTCTCGTATATCCTCGGCGCGTGGCACTgcagcctcctcaacctcccgcTCACATCGGCCGACCTAAACAGCCGCCTCGGTATCGACACCAACCCGTGACCCATGAGGTAGATGGCAAGAATCAAACCCCAGCAGTACGCCAGCGCCATGATCGTGCCCTTGAGACTGGCGTCGAACTTCCCGTAGGACCAGAGGACATAGACAAACCCCACCAGCCCTGACCCAAAGACGACGGCATAGTATTGCGCGTTTGCGCGGAGGGAGTCGAGGACCTTGGCTTTCGGCTCGCGGAAGCCAGAGTCGGAGTACTCGGccaggatggggaggatgaaccACGTGAGCGCAAAGGTGAGCCAGTAGGTGATTCGCCAGCCTACGCGGAGGGCGGCGGGTGGGAGCCAGATTCcttttgggatgggggaggaggatgatgagtcgaggggggaggcgaggtcgattgggacgaggaggccgatggaggcggggaggaagagggcgaagaagacgggaaggaggaggtaaGCGGGGGTTgtgcggagggggaggtagtggcggaggatgaggagcactgtgatggagatgaggaggagggagaggagggagaaggtttcggagaggacgggggagggggagggggctgctGTCGAGGTCGTGATCAtcgtgggtggtggtggaggtgggtgggcaTAGTCGATTTGTGGTTGTGGATCTGGTGAGTATCGAGTGTACCGCAGAGGTGAATGGCTGTGTCTGATAAACGCGCAATCTCGATATCGAAATTCGATGGTTGGGCAAGGCAAACTTTGGGTCGCCGTTGAAAGGGTCCAAGGGCTGGCTGGGACCAGGACATGGACGATTATGTCACACCACCGCGGGAAGGCAGGGATTAGATAGCGGTTGGCCCACTGGGCAGCGTCTATCTTTAGCGCGCTTTAATTGGGGCGGCCGGCTGATAAGCTGATAAACCCCTCAGCCGAGGGGCGCCGGGATATCGCCCGTTCTCGTTGCCCGTTACTAACCACAGAGCCAACTCGACGACGCCTCCAACTGTCGTGGTCTGTAAGTCGTTGGAGAAATGTATTACCATTACTCTATGCTATGCAGCATTCCCAGATGATATGCAGGGTTACGGTGTTATCTGCAGCCATCTTAAAAGGGAAATAAAGTCCCCACGATCCAAGTAAGGCAAGTGGTTTGACACATTCGACCCAAGACAGGCAGATCCATCCGGATCCGTGACGTTTCTCCATCCAACAGACAAGAACCTTTCCCCGTGTTCCACCCCGCCTTTGTGCCACGGCTTATCAGGTTATCTACTTGCAGCAGCTtgcagaaggagaggaggggtcgTAAGTGAGttgaggcgaggaaggagacaGAGATACATAAAATGGCAGTGTTCCCATCGCCGAGGGTGCTGTGTACCCCTTCCCGGACACCACCACTGTTGTCTCTCTCTTTGAGAAGCCACAAGCCCACCACTTTGAGACCACGATACTTTTCCTTGTCTACACATCTCAGAAccaagatggaggtggaaCTCACAGCTCCCAACGGCAGGAAGTGGACTCAGCCATTGGgtctcttcatcaacaatgAGTTTGTCAAGAGCAGCAATGAGCAGAAGCTTgcttccatcaaccccacGTGCGTCCGTTTTTCATGAGAGGTCACTCGTTCCTGTTACTGATGCCCACCGTAgaaccgaggaggagatctGCTCCGTCTACGCTGCCACATCTGATGACATCGACACAGCCGTAGCAGCAGCCCGCAAGGCCTTCAAGGACCCCTCATGGAAGTCTCTCAGCGGCACCGAGCGCGGTGCCCTCATGCTCAAGCTCGCCGACCTAGTCTCCCAACACGCCGAGACCCTCGCCACCATTGAGTGCCTCGACAACGGCAAACCATACACCACAGCCCTCACTGAGAACGTCCCCGAAGTCGTCAACGTATTACGATACTACGGCGGCTACGCCGACAAGAACTTTGGCCAAGTCATCGACGTCGGCCCCGCCAAATTCGCCTACACCGTCAAGGAGCCCTTGGGTGTATGCGGCCAAATCATCCCCTGGAACTACCCCCTCGACATGGCCGCCTGGAAGCTCGGCCCAGCCCTCTGCTGCGGCAACACCGTCGTCCTGAAGCTCGCCGAgcaaacccccctctccatgCTCTACCTCGCCAAGCTCATCAAAGAAGCCGGCTTCCCTCCCGGCGtggtcaacatcatcaacggcCACGGCCGCGAAGCCGGCGCCGCTCTCGTCCAACACCCCCAGGTCGACAAGATCGCTTTCACGGGCAGCACCGCCACCGGCAAGGAGATCATGAAGATGGCCTCGGCCACCATGAAGAACATCACGCTCGAGACGGGCGGCAAGTCCCCTCTCATCGTCTTTGAGGACGCCGACCTCGACCTTGCCGCGACGTGGTCCCACATCGGCATCATGAGCAACCAAGGCCAGATCTGCACCGCCACGTCTCGCATCCTCGTCCACGAGGACATCTATGACAAGTTCACCGAGGCGTTCAGGGCCAAGATTCAAGAAATTTCGGTGCTGGGCGACCCCTTTGAGGAAACCACCTTTCAAGGACCCCAAGTCACGAAACAGCAATACGAGCGCGTCTTGTCATACATCGACATTGGCAAAAAAGAAGGTGCCACTGTTTTCCTCGGCGGTGAAGCTGCTCCTCAAAGGGGCAAGGGGTTCTTTATTGCTCCTACGGTGTTCACCAATGTGAAGCCGACGATGAGGATCTACCGCGAGGAGATCTTTGGTCCTTGCGTGGCGATTGCTTCGTtcaagacggaggaggaggcggttgagaTGGCTAATGATAGCACTTATGGGCTTGGGTCGGCGATTTTCACGAGGGACTTGAACAGGGCGCACagggtggcgagggagatcGAGGCTGGGATGGTGTGGATTAATAGCAGTAATGATTCTGATTTCAGGATCCCgtttgggggggtgaagcagagtgggattgggagggagctgggggaggcggggttGGCGCCGTATTGTAATGTGAAGGCTATTCATGTGAATATGGCGGCGTAGAGGTagaggggatggggtggttgtggttatTTGCTGGCGATGAGCGCGAGCGTGGTGTAACTACCTTGGGTTGAATGAATGAATATTTGAAGTGTCCCTCccatgttggtgttgacggATAAGCAATTGGTGTGAACAAAGTGTGTGAAAGGTTTGGCCATGCTGTCAGTTGATCCCAGGCACTGAAGTTTTATGTGATTACAGGACATTTATGATTTATTATCTGTAGAGGCATCGGAAAACGAGTCGCTACACTTTCCCCATAACTCCAGAATTTGTTGGAGACTTGCTGGAGTTGATGCATGAAAAGAGATCGGCCCGACGTCATCCCCAGCGTTCCATGGTGCTGGGGTGAGCTTGACCCCTGTCATACTGCCAAGCTCAGTTGAAAGCGTGCCGTGATTGGCTGGAGCCCAAGACAAGCAAAAATCCGGGGTTCCACCTCACGACTCTTGGGCCGGCCAGACTTTCTGGGTAGGGCCGTCATCCAGCACTGTCTCCACGTGTCGCATTCGACAATCCTCGAGATATCTATTCCCATTCTCGTCTTACAAAAGCACTTGCATAGCCCTGTTTGTTTCTGCTCTGTCCGTCCTGTCACAGAGATCTTCTGACAGGTTCCACTGCTTTTGGCCTTACGCGCGCGCGCAGGCACCCGTCTCGAATCTTTCGTCCTCGCTGAGCTCTCCAAACTTCGAACCGCAgacccccccccttttcaggcccaaccaccaccattttCCCTAGGCTCGCACAATCGCATCGTACATCCACACGCCCCAATGGCGCCCCTGATCCCCTCGGCCGAGATCCGGCTCTCCTACCCTCTGTACGCCCTCGATTTCGACCCTCAAGATGCCAACAGACTGGTcgttggtggcggaggaggggcaggcggAACGGGAGTAGGAAACCAGATCAGCGTCCTCGACACGTCGACAAAGGAAGCCCTTCAGGTCGTCTCCGAAATCGAACTCAGTCGCGCGGAAGACAGCGTCAACACTATTGCCGTGGGCCCGCGCAAGAAGAATTCAGTTCCGGTGTATGCTGGCATCAACTCGAGCGAGGATGACatcaagaaggggaagaatgAACACTTTAGGGTCTTCTCTGCCGATCTACCGTCAAAgaccaaggctgctgctggaggacCAAAGATCACCGAGGTGTCGAGGTCTTCGTTCTTTACGACAACAGATACCGAGGCTTATCAGAGGGTTTTGAGGATATCACAGCCGTACGAGGGGGTGAAGCAGATTGGAGCTGCCGCGACGGGTGTCTACCGGGCTGCGAAGGACCCGCAAATTGCCATCTTTGATATTCCCTCTGCGAGCGGAAACAACACGGCGCCAAAGTTGAGGGGGAACCTGGAGTTGGTCAAGGAGGCGATGGACTTGGACATCATCCAGATCAGTGGCGACGGATACCAGCTTGTCTACTGCGACGACTACGACATCCACACGCTTGACATCAGCAACAAGGGTGACTCCAAAGACTTGTACACCGTCTGGACCATGCCACACGACGAGTCAATGGGTGCCAAAGCCCGGCCTTCCTTCAGGTCGATCCGTTACCTCACACCCACCTTTGTCCTCTGCGTCGCCAACCTTCCCCAAGCAGGCGGTTCCATCCTCCAGGGCTtccgcctccccaacccagccgacATTGGCaaggagggaaaagaaggaaaagccCGCCTCGCGCTCTCAGttcacctccccaaaaacgTCCGCCGCGGCACCGGTCTGGCGGTCCGCAACCTTTCCCCTCCCGCAAGCCCCTCCCAAGAACAGGGCGACGCCCAGTTTGTCATCGCCGTCACGGGACAGGATAGCTCCATCACCCTCTACACCCTTGAACACCAGGCTCTCGCCGGTTTGACGCTGATTGCCAACtgccacatcatcaccaccctcaaagAAGTCCATCCCGGTCCGATCTCTGGCCTGGCCTTTTCGACCTTTGTGCCCCCAGCATCGGGCTCAAAGGTGCCCGCTACGGTTAAGCTAGCGTCGATTGGCTCGCTGGGGAACACGTGCGTGGTTCACACCATCCCGCTCAAGAAGCTGCCCTCGTCTACTACGGTCTCT encodes the following:
- a CDS encoding hypothetical protein (COG:U; EggNog:ENOG503P082) yields the protein MITTSTAAPSPSPVLSETFSLLSLLLISITVLLILRHYLPLRTTPAYLLLPVFFALFLPASIGLLVPIDLASPLDSSSSSPIPKGIWLPPAALRVGWRITYWLTFALTWFILPILAEYSDSGFREPKAKVLDSLRANAQYYAVVFGSGLVGFVYVLWSYGKFDASLKGTIMALAYCWGLILAIYLMGHGLVSIPRRLFRSADVSGRLRRLQCHAPRIYEKMEDAEMELEDLELQVGELGRRKGGSAELFRDWIEDLVDMVSLEAQMTPSNARRAVRGTGNERGLPNVITEKWLAELTRDLVRARHARSRYGSEWNRLLEEVVRTQAILDSAGSKRLDFGKGTRTAGSTSLWERASLFTPYTRYLFHYHVAPYLRMALGGVLGLASVCIVWSELVKDLFPSLSVIRYTVIHHDPLGESGGQVGLAGQAIAAFWLLYMCAAALISITEVKVWRGRALVKRNTAPESAFWYASQVARLSVPLSYNFMTFLGSALYKDTVFYGFLGKLIDLTPLGEWFNYLFPAFILLPVFATLFGLYGKVQTMFGFGAAFGMGGEDEDDGEGEEERFYGTGSWREGRDLIERELNGTSASVRNNRRAELGSSTNGGGGRRGGPILSIPRSSTGSSARAPTTPFATSPTSGGGGSRHQANTSARRVGRDRGQVTLSNDGDDENFFEALGHRMKNTIDTFDTPDWFKGFGEGIKKPKWMGGDDNGGGSGKGGGDIRRWFGGGGDGSSSSGGGQGRIRL
- the ALD2 gene encoding mitochondrial aldehyde dehydrogenase (EggNog:ENOG503NW4N; COG:E) codes for the protein MAVFPSPRVLCTPSRTPPLLSLSLRSHKPTTLRPRYFSLSTHLRTKMEVELTAPNGRKWTQPLGLFINNEFVKSSNEQKLASINPTTEEEICSVYAATSDDIDTAVAAARKAFKDPSWKSLSGTERGALMLKLADLVSQHAETLATIECLDNGKPYTTALTENVPEVVNVLRYYGGYADKNFGQVIDVGPAKFAYTVKEPLGVCGQIIPWNYPLDMAAWKLGPALCCGNTVVLKLAEQTPLSMLYLAKLIKEAGFPPGVVNIINGHGREAGAALVQHPQVDKIAFTGSTATGKEIMKMASATMKNITLETGGKSPLIVFEDADLDLAATWSHIGIMSNQGQICTATSRILVHEDIYDKFTEAFRAKIQEISVLGDPFEETTFQGPQVTKQQYERVLSYIDIGKKEGATVFLGGEAAPQRGKGFFIAPTVFTNVKPTMRIYREEIFGPCVAIASFKTEEEAVEMANDSTYGLGSAIFTRDLNRAHRVAREIEAGMVWINSSNDSDFRIPFGGVKQSGIGRELGEAGLAPYCNVKAIHVNMAA
- a CDS encoding hypothetical protein (EggNog:ENOG503NY4G), encoding MAPLIPSAEIRLSYPLYALDFDPQDANRLVVGGGGGAGGTGVGNQISVLDTSTKEALQVVSEIELSRAEDSVNTIAVGPRKKNSVPVYAGINSSEDDIKKGKNEHFRVFSADLPSKTKAAAGGPKITEVSRSSFFTTTDTEAYQRVLRISQPYEGVKQIGAAATGVYRAAKDPQIAIFDIPSASGNNTAPKLRGNLELVKEAMDLDIIQISGDGYQLVYCDDYDIHTLDISNKGDSKDLYTVWTMPHDESMGAKARPSFRSIRYLTPTFVLCVANLPQAGGSILQGFRLPNPADIGKEGKEGKARLALSVHLPKNVRRGTGLAVRNLSPPASPSQEQGDAQFVIAVTGQDSSITLYTLEHQALAGLTLIANCHIITTLKEVHPGPISGLAFSTFVPPASGSKVPATVKLASIGSLGNTCVVHTIPLKKLPSSTTVSSSVKSLVPARYVVALKSHGPGHKGFLSFIAISAIVIALLAQALMEINGLAPPYLGTKNVVPASWQAPYMKGLREEQARLKKEGGGQLADILGQPREGVPRVVIKQQGEWDSAMAEGAGAVKMVLKQEEGSGEVKMVEEEKLGEGEKGKEWEELPVEQQELWKKALKKAGHWGEDVGEAVFKGVLFGEIGGLVGAFVRG